CATGACCGGCAAAAAGAATTTCTTCTCTCCCTCCACAAAAGGGAGCGTCTGCCTCACGCGTTCCTTTTTTCGGGCCAGGAAGGAGTGGGCAAGCGCAAGCTCGCCCTCGAATTCATAAAGCATATTCTCTGCGATGAAGGCACAGGCTGCGACAGGTGCAGACCATGCCTCAAACTCGCCCACGGGACCCATCCCGACCTGCTGATTGTAGAAGGAACGGAATCTATCGGCATTGCCCAGGCAAGGATGATAAGCAGGGAGGTGTGCGAACATCCCTATGAAGGAAGAAAACGGGCCGTCATCATAGACCGGGCGGAGACCATGACCCGGGAAGCGGCGAATGCCCTCCTTAAAACCCTCGAAGAGCCTCCCCCTTTCAATATTTTTTTCCTCATCACGTCATCCGAGAGGGAGATCCCTTTCACGGTCCGGTCCCGCGCGGCCCGGGTCACTTTCGGCCCCCTCACACACAAGGACGTGGAGGATTATTTAGTGAAGATTCTCAAGATGGAACAGGGGAAAGCTCAGCTCCTTTCCTCCCAGTCCTACGGAAGCATCGGATGCGCCCTTTTTTGGGCCGAAAAGGAGAATCTCCTCCTGAGGCGCACTCTCGGAGAGCTCGTCATGGGGAAAACAAAAGGATATGTCACCTCTACCATCCTCTCCGAAAGAATCTCGAAGACTGAAAGGAGCCTGGGCCTCTATCTCTCCTTCCTGCTCTCTTTCTTTTGCGACCTCTACAAGGTGCGGTACGGCAAGGTCTTTTCTCCCCTGGTAAACAAGGATCTGAAGGACCTCATCGAATGGGGACCCGCAGACCTTCGATGGATCGAAGGCTCACTGCAGAAGATACAGGAAACCATTCTCAATATGAGGTATAATATAAATAAATGGCTGCTGTTTGAAAACATGCTGCTCCACATCATGAGGTAGTTATGAAAAGTTGTTACGTAAAGATAGACAAACTGACGGGCGTGGTGGAACTTGAAGCGCCCGAGGACATGAAGGTAGGAGATCAGGTCATCGCGGAAATGGAGAAAGGCCTCTGCCTTGGGGTTGTGACTACCGAGCCCGCCGATTCTACCAAAGATAATCTGAGGAAGATCGTAGCAAGGGCGAGCGAAGGGGAAGTAACCCAGTACACGGCGCTCAAGGAGAAAGAAGGCTACGCATTTATCCTCTGCAGGGACAAAATCAGGGAGATGAACCTCCCCATGAAACTTTTGTGGGCCGAGTATCTCTTCGGTGGGACCAAACTCCTTTTTTATTTCGTCTCGGAAAACCGGGTCGATTTCAGGGAGCTGGTAAAAGAGCTCGCAAAAGAATTCAAGGTGAGGATCGAGCTGAGGCAGGTAGGAGTAAGAGACGAGGCGAAGATCATAGGGGGCCTCGGCAACTGCGGAAATGTCTGTTGCTGCAGAAGGTTTCTTACCAATTTTTCGATAGTTTCCATAAAGATGGTAAAGGAGCAGGGTCTCGCCCTGAACCCGAATAAGATTTCCGGTATCTGCGGAAGGCTCATGTGCTGCCTTTCCTATGAATACGAGATGTACGCGGCACTGAAAAAGAATTTCCCCAAATTGGGAAAGAGGGTAAAGCTGACCATGGGTGAAGGCAAGGTGGTCAAGCACAATACCCTCAACTCCACCTTCACCGTGGAGCTCGACGACGGAAAGGAAATCAGCGCCACAGTAAAAGACATAGCGCCGCCCGAACGCCCCGCGCCGCCCGTGGATAAAGGGCCAAGTGCGTAGTGCGTGTGATGCGTTAATGCGTGTGATGCGTCGTGTAAAACCTGTAAGGCGGTAAAGCGTGTGGCACGTCAAAAGCGTTTACCCGCGTGATATGAAAAGCCGAAACCGCAACACCTCCTTCGCGTTTAGCTCGCACCGCGAGCGAGAAGGGGAGGCTCAGTCGGCTTTGCCGACTGAGGGGGCGACGCGAGCCCCAATAGTTATTGAGCGACGTGAG
This genomic stretch from Syntrophorhabdaceae bacterium harbors:
- a CDS encoding DNA polymerase III subunit delta' C-terminal domain-containing protein: MGFSSIIGHDRQKEFLLSLHKRERLPHAFLFSGQEGVGKRKLALEFIKHILCDEGTGCDRCRPCLKLAHGTHPDLLIVEGTESIGIAQARMISREVCEHPYEGRKRAVIIDRAETMTREAANALLKTLEEPPPFNIFFLITSSEREIPFTVRSRAARVTFGPLTHKDVEDYLVKILKMEQGKAQLLSSQSYGSIGCALFWAEKENLLLRRTLGELVMGKTKGYVTSTILSERISKTERSLGLYLSFLLSFFCDLYKVRYGKVFSPLVNKDLKDLIEWGPADLRWIEGSLQKIQETILNMRYNINKWLLFENMLLHIMR
- the ricT gene encoding regulatory iron-sulfur-containing complex subunit RicT — protein: MKSCYVKIDKLTGVVELEAPEDMKVGDQVIAEMEKGLCLGVVTTEPADSTKDNLRKIVARASEGEVTQYTALKEKEGYAFILCRDKIREMNLPMKLLWAEYLFGGTKLLFYFVSENRVDFRELVKELAKEFKVRIELRQVGVRDEAKIIGGLGNCGNVCCCRRFLTNFSIVSIKMVKEQGLALNPNKISGICGRLMCCLSYEYEMYAALKKNFPKLGKRVKLTMGEGKVVKHNTLNSTFTVELDDGKEISATVKDIAPPERPAPPVDKGPSA